A window of Glycine soja cultivar W05 chromosome 13, ASM419377v2, whole genome shotgun sequence genomic DNA:
AAACTACAAATACCTCTATCTAAAAGGTTGATCATACATattgcaaaataaatttattgagaatataaagtaaaatattttattttcgaagatctttaattatttatctcattatataatttaatatgtataacaatatttttatcttaattaaattttatttttatttgagaaaCTTAGATTTCTACTTCTCCCATGAGAATATTTTCTTGGGAAACTTGGTcaaaaaaattttcaaaaaaatattattttctatgattgttatcttttaaaatcaaaccaaacatgggAAACTAACATTCTCAATTTAActcttcaaaacaaaaacattcacaacttaaaattttaaggaAATTAAAAGTTTTCTCTTGTATGCTTCATAAGATATCAGTTAAATTTTTTGGCTGGAAAAATTAGAGCTTTAGTAGAAGAAACCCACAAACAAAAAGTGGTTTGCAACAtgtgtttatgtttatttttatgtgtcCGCTAGAGTGTGTTTGATAGAGggagaaaagaagaataaagaaaaaatatgatggATACCACATCTTCTacactaatttttttgttgttgtaaatggataatattattcaaagacTAAAAgcctttaaaaaaacaaatgtgaGCTATATCAGCTCTTATACAATAAAGTTTggtgcaaaagaaaaaaacttgaacATTAACATCAGCTGACAAGGCATGCTCAGCCAATTCATGGCACGAGTTAATAAATTCAGCACAGGCTTTGAATCTGAGTCAACCCTTATGTTCATGAAACCTCTCGATCATGCCAAAAGCGAAGACCAAGCCAAATAGCTTTCAATTCAGCGCTACTATAATTGAACATCCTCCAAGATTTGAAGAAAATCCGTAAATAAAGGCACATCTGCAGTTACTGCCCCATCACAATTAAGGGCAACTTCCCTTTCCTTGGGAGCTATCCATTTAATCTCCACCATATTCGAATTTAGGTGTCTGGTGTTTATGAATGACTTATAAAAAGCAACACTCTCATAATAAGACCCTGCCATAGTACACACCTTGTCTATGGAATCTTCCACAAACCCTTTGGAGAACCATTCCACCACATAACACCAAATATAAGACTCCACTGTAGGCCGTGAACCTCCAAGTTCATTGAAATATTAACAACCATTCTTTCCAAAATCCCCCCATCCTTTCTAATAAAGAATTGCAATATTCTCATGTCTTTTTCCAACTTATGTGAATTAGATTAAATAGCATATGTATCCCTAATGTAAAATTTAactttgaatattaaaaaaatcagctgaataaaaaaatgtaaaacttaactataaaacaaatttaaaaatcatatcaataattatctttagctaattaataatttaaagttacactaataataatatatacagAAAACCAAGTTTTGTTTCAATAAAATTTCCCATAACACTtacaaaaaatacaagaaaaattaaaacagtttatcgaaacaaaaaagaaaatagaacttcagtatctatttattaattttgtaagaGAATATTTAAGTGATAGTAAGTGATTACTATTTTGAAAGATTAagctaaaaaataagtttagggAAAATTAATTAAGTCCGCGCCaccgattaaaaaaaaaagaaggctgGCCTCGTTGATTTCTCTCTCTCCGACAACCCAATtccagagagagagaggatTCATTCAACCATTCCCCCTGATACTCAGTCACACCTGGTTGTAGTTCTAGTgagagaaagtgaaatagaaagaggagagaagaagaagaaataccaAAACAGAAAACCAATGgcgagttttagggttttttgaACACACTGCGATGATGGAAATGCCTGCCAGAAGATCCAACTACTCGCTCCTCAGCCAAATTCCCGACGACCAGTTCTCCGCCTCCGCCGCCCCCTCCTCCTCCGGCGACGGCAAGTCCGCCCGCGCCGGTAAGTCCGACCGCGCCGCCTTCGACTGGGACCTCGTCGCCGATCACCGGGCCGCCAACCGGATCGGAAACCTCTACTCCTCGATCGGCCTGCAGCGCCAGTCCAGCGGGAGCAGCTACGGCGAGAGCTCGCTCTCCGGCGGCGGCGACTTTTATGCTCCGACGCTCTCCACGGCGGCGGTCAGCGACGTCGACGCCTTCGGATACCTCCACGACGAGCGGAGCAAGTTCTCGGAGGTGGCGCCGGCGAGGATCGCCGGCTCCTCCTCCGGGAAGAGCTGGGCGCAGCAGACGGAGGAGAGCTACCAGCTGCAGCTTGCGCTCGCACTGCGCCTCTCGTTGCACGCCACGTGCGCTGATGATCCCAATTTCCTCGATCCGGTGCCGGACGACGCCGCGCCGCGGCTCTCGTCGTCGGCCGAGGCGGTTTCGCATAGGTTTTGGGTACGTTGATCGCTGTACCTCTTTGTTTGCGCGGCTTGGATTGGATTGAATTCAATTGGATTGTGATTGCGAATTCCGGTGATGGATTTCGCTATTAGGTGTTTTTGAATCGTGTGTTGATGAATTGCCCGTGAAAAATAATTTGGAAGCGTGAGTTGACATGGGTGTAGTTTGACTCCGGTAAGTTTCATTAAGTGCAATGTAATGTAGCATGAGATGAAGCTGCAGTGGTTCTATGATTGTAATAGGTTTTTGTAGTCTGCGTCAAAGGGAGGATCAATCAAATTGTGCCTGACGATCGCAAACTTTTAGAAGTTCATTCACACTGGTTGGTTGGTCCTTTTCGGTGAGTAATTGGAGGAGATGTAGTTTCAATTGAATGGAAGGGAATTGCATTAGTACAAAACTGTTAGGAGTTAGATGGAAGGGGATGGAAAATTAGTTACTGATAGTTAGAGTAAATTAGTCAGTTATAACAATTAGTTAGATATAAATAGGGGTAATTAAGATCAAGGACTCAAAGGAGGATTCTATCTTGTATCATCCGTAGGTTGAGCTTATGCtctttgtaaaaaaagaaatccTTCGTGAAGGGGAAATCCCTTGGAGGAGGGAtctctctcctattttctgtttttttttccttccatttAGTTCCTAGCAAAAATCCTCTTAAgaagttgtgttttgtttatCTGAAAGGACAGAGTTGGATTTTGAATTACGCTGTTGAAGTCTAATGGATATCAtgctccttttttcttttctcttctaccCCCCTCCCCCGTGACATCTGCTCCTTGGGAAAACTGTTTTCTGTTTGCTGTGAATTCTGGGCAGTATGGGTAGGCTATTCTCTTACTGTGTGCTTACCATATTTCTGATGCTTATCTTGAGTTATTTTCTCGTTGTTGTGCTgcataaaaaatcaatattggAAAATGTAATTCTTTTAAGGACCttcaaaatgttaatttttatattttggtgtcATTGCGGGGGTGCAGAGTGTACTTGGTCATACTAGAGGAAATTGCCACCAAGAAATATAGTCATAATTTCTGAACAGATGAAGTTGAAACCTGATTCTTGAGTTGTTGCATGAATTATgtttaagaggaaaaaatatcCCTTCACTCTTTATTGTactacattttcttttttaaaaattatctctaGTTTTCCCAGGAAAGTTGAGGGAGGAAACTAGAAGTTGTTTCATTTTGGTAAGATATGCAATTGTTGATTTTGTGTCTTGTTAATAACGTGCACCAGGTGAATGGCTGCCTATCATACTCTGACAAAATTCCAGATGGCTTTTACCTGATTCATGGGATGAATTCCTTTGTCTGGACCTTGTGCACTGATCTGCATGAAAATGGCCGAATTCCATCAGTTGATATGCTGAAGTCTGTGAATCCCTGCGTCGTTTCTTCACTTGAAGTAGTTATGGTGGATCGATGCAGTGACCCCAGCTTAAGAGATCTGCAAAATAATGTTCATAACATTTCTTGTACTAGCATAACAACAACAGATGTTGTAGATAAACTTTCCAAGCTGGTTTGCAACCGTATGGGGTGAGCCTCCTTGGCATTCATGGCTTGACCTATTTAACTTTTTGTCTGGTCATATCTGTCTAACTGTGTTTTATTGCCATAACAAGTGGTTCAGCTTCTGTTGGGGAAGATCACTTTTTTTCCATCTGGAGGGATTGCAGTAATGATCTGAAAGATTGCTTAGGATCTGTTGTTATTCCCATAGGTAGTCTATCTGTTGGCCTCTGCCGGCATCGTGCTATATTATTCAAAGTAAGGCTCTACTTTTCTTTGGCCTTTTAAGGCTATGATTATGCATGTTGACTTGTTTTTGTTTGCTGGCTTAGTACATGCAATTGtatataagttgttttttaaATGACTTGCTTTATATTCAATATTTTCAGGTACTAGCTGACGCCATTGATTTACCATGTCGAATTGCTAAGGGCTGTAAATATTGCAAAAGGGATGATGCTACATCTTGTCTTGTTCGATTTGGGCTTGAGAGGTATGTGCTTTATTGCCAAGCACATATACTTTTCTGTTAATAAGTAGACTGCAATGTAAAAATTAGTTTCCATGAGTTCTGATGACCATGAAAAAGGACTTTATATAATTGGTTAACATGTTAACATTCTGTTTATTGacattttaaatatatctttattAATGGTAATATTCCTGACACCTCTCATCTTACATAATCTAAATACAGGGAGTATCTTGTTGATTTAATTGGAAAGCCAGGAAACTTATCTGAGCCTGATTCCTTGCTCAATGGTCCATCTTCCATCTCATTTTCTTCACCCTTGCGCTTTCCACGACTTAAACCGGCTGAACCTACCATTGATTTCAGGTCATTGGCCAAACAGTATTTCTCGGATTGTGTGTCTCTTGAGCTTGTCTTCGACAACAACTCTGCAGGTGATATTCATATTTCCTGTTAATTTATGATACTCTACATCTGGGAGTGTGAAAGATCTACTAATGGCCTTCTGTTGCATTTATTAAGTATTTAGGATCCAGGTGTCCCTGATCTTTCCCTTTTTAATTtccatatttttaatgaaagatGAAATCAATTTCTTTAAGCTAGTTACTCTCTGATTGGGTTGAGGGCCCAGACCAGGACTAGGGCCAGAGGCAGGTATTGGACTTGGATCCAAAGAGGCCCAAGATTTGGAGGGTTTATGTTAGGAAAAAGAAAGTGGGTCCCTACACTTGGTTATCTGGGTAGGAAGAGTTAGTTGCGTACTGGCTGAGAGCCATAGATCCCGGATAGGGGGAAGGTTACTGGGAGGAGAGTGTAGGGAGTGAGGAGTTATTTTTTGCAATTGCTTTTAGGGTGAATTGTAGGCAGAGAAGATTGCTTTTTCTGAGAAGCAGCATTCGTGCActggagtatttttttttttttttttgcaggtgATATAGTTCATTAAGCTGGTTTCAGATAATAAAGCTATCAGTTTCTGGTGTTTAATCTGTGGTTCCTAACAcactttataattaatttgcttGTCTACCAAATGTTAACGTGTTATAGCTTTCTTATTTGAATTGAACTCTTTCCATTTGTTGATTTGATCAGTTTATAAGCACTAAGATTAGATGGCAGGTGTCTGTATTTTTGTCCCTTTCATATGCTCACTGCAATTAGCtgacaaataatttttctaaacttGGAAATTGCAAGAATATGGTTGCCTACTAAAAAAGAAGTTCATGATTCTTCACTGTGATGTTTGTGCTATATGGTGTTCCATGTAAGTTGGGTTCTGTATTGTAGAATTGGGAGAACAGTTCAAGTTACTCAGTCAAGTTTATCAAATATCATTATCAAATTCTTGATTTATTGTGATGAACAGGGGTTAACATCATTTAGTCTGTCTACAGAATGAAATTTGAGTgactatatttaatttgatttgtagTAAATTTGCAAGTAAATCAACATCTGGAATAGTTTCAAAAAGCACGCTTTGAATAAATGTTCTTGTTGCTTGTTCGacattagttttagttttgCTTGTCATCCTGTAATCTGGTTTGCAATTATGTATGATAGTTATTTAAACTTTAACTTGGTGCCAGTTTAGGATACGCTAAATTTTATATCACATGAGTCGTTGCTAATGGAGATTCTGGATTCTCCATTTCAGAACAGTTTGATGGGAAGTGCAAAGACAGCAGTAACCCTAGGCCAATTTCGTCTGATAGCAATAGAAGTTCTCACCTTCCTCTGCATCCTCAAGATTCTCATCCAAGCTCACGTGAACAAGGTTCTGAAACATATCAATCATGTAACGCTCCTCAGAACATTGTAGACTCAACTCTGGGAAAGTATCCACCACCAATAAAGCATAAGCGTCCTGCTGGTATACCAACCCCATTAGCACTTACAAATACTAATGATGACATGATTGAGGGCAAGAGGTTTGTTGAAGGAAGTCAACTGATTCCTAGCAAACATGCTCGAGAGCTTAACTTTGACATGGAGGATTTGGACATACCATGGAGTGATCTTGTCCTAAGAGAGAAAATAGGGTCAGGTATATCTTCTCCTTTATAACTTGCAATTGTTTTTTGGGGGGGACAAAAAGAGACATACTATTGTAGAGAGAAAAGACAATATGAAAGGAAATTAGATATTGTCCTTAGTAATGATAGTACaaaagaagaaacagaaaaagTAAGCCTGCTCATTAATGCAACAAAGCTCCCCAATCCATATGCATATTTGACCAGGGGCTTTCATTGAAGAAGTCATGATTCATAAAACCATTCAAAATATTACATCCAATCACTTATACCACACCACCATAAAAAATTTCCTTGCTTCTGCCAAACCTTCTAAAGTTAATAATCATCAAGATCTGATCCTAACTTAAATGAGCacagtaattaatttttagtaacATAACTTGCTTCTTCTAGTGGCATGATCTGTGTAATTAGTATCAGTAGTCATTAAATTGAAAGTGACCTGTGGTATTTCAGGTTCTTTTGGAACTGTACATCGTGCTGAGTGGAATGGCTCGGTAAGCCAATCTCTCTTAAATTGATGCTGTATAAATGTTACTCCTAACATAGTATTATTATCCTAATAGGCCCAGCTCAATGCACATCTAGTAGTACAAGCCCGGCCATTGTTACACTGGCTTTTGCAGTAGAAGACCAACCATCAGTaacaatgtattttatgttttctaaTTAAGTTGCACTTCAAAAGACCAGaagtttatttgaaaaaattcatccGCCAAGGGAATTAGATGTTTTGCTCATGGAACTTTCcatcaaacatttatttttttctgcaaATTAATAGAGCCTTAAATAATGTTGCTAAAGTGGCATATTTTTTAGGCTTAtgttcttttgttttcaagtcTTTTAAGCTTAATTTCTGTCATCATTTGGAATGTGTATATGTTGGGGTTTTGGGGGTTATATATCCTCCTAGAGGACTGAACTTTCCAGGATCATTAAAGTTTGTAACAAAAAgtgtttcaaatatatatatatatatatatatatatatatatatatatatatatatatatatatatttacgtacacacacacataattataaatatataattttcttttgcttcCCTCTTCCTCTCaaccctgtttttttttttgctgttcTTACATCCTTCAAAACACATCATATTGCAGGATGttgctgtgaaaattttgatGGAACAGGATTTTCATGCTGAGCGCTTCAAGGAATTCCTAAGGGAGGTATGCTTGAAAGTTGAAAGTCCTAACCCTGCTTTATTTGctttttagatattttcttgCTGTTTATTTGATCTGTGTTTTCCCTTCTCTTGGTAGGTTGCAATAATGAAACGTTTACGGCATCCAAACATTGTTTTGTTTATGGGGGCAGTCACTCAGCCTCCTAACTTATCAATTGTCACGGAATATTTATCTAGGTTGTACTCCTCTACCTGTTCCTCATCCCTTTCCCTAAAAGAGGGAAGTTTTTCAAGGCTATAGGATTATAGGATATTTTGACCTTGACATTCTAAGAGTTCTTGACCTAAGTGCAGGGGTAGCTTATATAGGCTTTTGCATAGATCTGGCGCCAAAGAAGTATTGGATGAGAGGCGTAGGCTTGGTATGGCTTATGACGtggtatgtatttaaaaaataaactatactgtttcttcttttttagtattttttgaattataatGTCAtaatctttgtatttttttaattaaccatGTGTTATTTTATCATTTGCAGGCAAAGGGGATGAATTATCTTCATAAACGTAATCCCCCCATTGTTCATAGAGATCTGAAATCTCCAAACCTTCTTGTTGACAAGAAATATACAGTGAAGGTAAGAATGAAGTTTTCTCtagtataaaaattacaaatagtCTTTAAGGgtttcatataaattatttgtcaCCCATGGCAATAGGATTCCACTTTCTTGCTGATAGTCTCGCACCGATACAAGCCAAGAATTAGTCACAATGTTCACATCTTTTTTGTTTGAGCATAACTTGAATGTAGTAAGATTTTATATTTGCTCATGTGGTCAGGACTAGGTTTCATCTGGGGAGGGAGCTACCTTCTTCCCCCACTTGTCTCAGGGAATTTGTACTTCATCCCAAAAGGAAAATGACACTTCTGGCTTCCGCATAGCATATGACAGCCCTTTCTGTATTGTCTAGAGAGATGGAGCTATATTATGAATAAACTATTGATTTGATTGGCTTTTCTTTAAATAGTAATTGACACTTTTTTCCTGGTACATTCTAgtaataatttgatattttgatttgatcTCGGATCTTTATGAACTGGAGGAAGATTGTGTTTattgcaaaattttctttttattgataaaagttTCAGCCTTCTGTTAATTAGTTGTGcttgttttgattcaaatttggaatgttgttgaaatttgaaaagccATATGAAAACATGTGTACTGTATTGGTCAATTTTTTTGTGGATGTTTTTTCGTTGGGGAGGGTTGATCTGTTCTGTTGGACATTAAGGGAGATTTTCCTCCCCTCTAAATAATAATGCcttctttttgtaggtttgtgATTTTGGGCTTTCACGTCTGAAGGCCAATACGTTTCTCTCATCCAAGTCAGCTGCTGGGACTGTAAGTTCACATTGACTGCAGATATTTCTGTTTTGTACGTCTTATGTTTCAGAAGTAAGTTttataactatatttttaatttttctccttttcctcCCTTAGCCTGAGTGGATGGCTCCAGAGGTTCTTTGTGATGAGCCATCGAATGAGAAGTCCGATGTTTACAGCTTTGGTGTAATCTTATGGGAGCTTGCAACATTGCAACAGCCATGGGTTAATTTAAATCCAGCACAGGTTTGTTGTATAGCTGTGATACATGATATTGTAGTATGTTTATGCTTAAtagttctattattattattattattattattattattattattgttattgttgttgctgttattattatattgttttggCATTTATGAAACTTGTGATGTGAAATGAATGTCTATAAGAATATATGAAATTGAAATAGCGTGTGGCTGGAAATAGAAATCTGAGAATGATTGCAAGAAGTGGATATTGGTTGAAGCATGTATTGGACAAGCCAATATTGATGGGTGTATGGTTGAAGTGTTAAGGTTGTgtctgaagtattttttttacttttgagtGTTATCCTGTTTCACGGTGGTCAATCTTTGTTATATCATGCTTGCTTTGGTTGCATTTGCATGCACATAGGTAAATCTTTGGCCCAAGTTTATTCTAAATGAAAGAGGACTGGGCCTAATGGGCTGCAGGTGTATGAAAGAAGGAATAATGGGCAGAATCTGTTATAGAGAAAGTTGTCAATATGTtgctttttctgtttttcagtGTAATCACTAATTAGTAGGGTTAAGCTCTGTTGTAAGGAGCTAGATCCACCTTTTCTCTTCACATATATAGTTTTCTActacatattcatttattttgctTCAATGTCACAAATGCATATGGGCGTGTAGGTTGTGGCAGCTGTTGGCTTTAAGAGAAAAAGGCTTGAGATCCCACATGATGTGAATCCCCAAGTAGCTGCGCTAATTGAGGCTTGCTGGGCCTAGTGAGTTCAGATGCATCTACCTTTATGTATTCCACTTCAATATtttgtcataaaatttattgatattggTTTACTGCAGTGAGCCTTGGAAACGTCCTTCTTTTGCGAGTATTATGGATTCTTTGAGGCCATTGCTCAAACCCCCTACACCTCAACCTGGTCGTCCAAGCATGCCATTACTGACCTGAATGGTTTGAACGCCAAGTTGCTTTTCGTGCACATATGACA
This region includes:
- the LOC114382057 gene encoding serine/threonine-protein kinase CTR1-like, producing the protein MMEMPARRSNYSLLSQIPDDQFSASAAPSSSGDGKSARAGKSDRAAFDWDLVADHRAANRIGNLYSSIGLQRQSSGSSYGESSLSGGGDFYAPTLSTAAVSDVDAFGYLHDERSKFSEVAPARIAGSSSGKSWAQQTEESYQLQLALALRLSLHATCADDPNFLDPVPDDAAPRLSSSAEAVSHRFWVNGCLSYSDKIPDGFYLIHGMNSFVWTLCTDLHENGRIPSVDMLKSVNPCVVSSLEVVMVDRCSDPSLRDLQNNVHNISCTSITTTDVVDKLSKLVCNRMGGSASVGEDHFFSIWRDCSNDLKDCLGSVVIPIGSLSVGLCRHRAILFKVLADAIDLPCRIAKGCKYCKRDDATSCLVRFGLEREYLVDLIGKPGNLSEPDSLLNGPSSISFSSPLRFPRLKPAEPTIDFRSLAKQYFSDCVSLELVFDNNSAEQFDGKCKDSSNPRPISSDSNRSSHLPLHPQDSHPSSREQGSETYQSCNAPQNIVDSTLGKYPPPIKHKRPAGIPTPLALTNTNDDMIEGKRFVEGSQLIPSKHARELNFDMEDLDIPWSDLVLREKIGSGSFGTVHRAEWNGSDVAVKILMEQDFHAERFKEFLREVAIMKRLRHPNIVLFMGAVTQPPNLSIVTEYLSRGSLYRLLHRSGAKEVLDERRRLGMAYDVAKGMNYLHKRNPPIVHRDLKSPNLLVDKKYTVKVCDFGLSRLKANTFLSSKSAAGTPEWMAPEVLCDEPSNEKSDVYSFGVILWELATLQQPWVNLNPAQVVAAVGFKRKRLEIPHDVNPQVAALIEACWAYEPWKRPSFASIMDSLRPLLKPPTPQPGRPSMPLLT